The following coding sequences are from one Gossypium hirsutum isolate 1008001.06 chromosome A12, Gossypium_hirsutum_v2.1, whole genome shotgun sequence window:
- the LOC121211283 gene encoding 50S ribosomal protein L2, chloroplastic — translation MPLGTTIHNIEITLGRGGQLARAAGAVAKLIAKEGKSATLKLPSGEVRLISKNCSATVGQVGNVGVNQKSLGRAGSKCWLGKRPVVRGVVMNPVDHPHGGGEGRAPIGRKKPATPWGYPALGRRSRKRNKYSDNLILRRRSK, via the coding sequence ATGCCCTTAGGCACGaccatacataacatagaaatcACACTTGGAAGGGGTGGACAATTAGCTAGAGCAGCGGGTGCTGTTGCGAAACTGATTGCAAAGGAGGGGAAATCGGCCACATTAAAATTACCTTCTGGGGAGGTCCGTTTGATATCCAAAAACTGCTCAGCAACAGTCGGACAGGTGGGGAATGTTGGGGTGAACCAGAAAAGTTTGGGTAGAGCCGGATCTAAATGTTGGCTAGGTAAGCGTCCTGTAGTAAGAGGAGTAGTTATGAACCCTGTAGACCATCCCCATGGGGGTGGTGAAGGGAGGGCTCCAATTGGTAGAAAAAAACCCGCAACCCCTTGGGGTTATCCTGCACTTGGAAGAAGAAGTagaaaaaggaataaatataGTGATAATTTGATTCTTCGTCGACGGAGTAAATAG